The genomic window CAACACAAGCACCTGTCCATAATTTAGGCACTAATTCTGTAACAATAAAAGCTTCAAAAGTCACTCCATTTACTGAACCATAAATATTAGCAAAAGCTAATATTTTTTCTAAAAATAATGCTCCTATTATCGAGATATTATGCCCTCGCTTTTGTGGCTTTTCCCCCCTAGCTCTTGTTCCTTTTAATGACCTAGCATATAACCTAAGCATTGCTAGATTGACTCCTGATTCGTCTATAAAGACTAAGTTTTCTACTCTTATTCCTCTGATAACTTTCCAATACTCTACTCTTTTCTTTAGCACTTTAACATTTTCTTTTTCAGGAGCATATAAGGTTTTTTTTAAGAGAATAATTCAGTTTTTGACTTATTCTCCCTATGGTACTTTTTCCAACTTTTACTCCTGTTGCTTTTTCAAGCAACTCTGATAATTCTTCAAAAGTGGCATCATTATTCTTTTCCATTAGCTCAATTAAGATTATTAATTGTTCGCTATTTAGTTTACAGGGAGGTCTTCCTCCTTGGGGTAGAGGTCTAATATCTCCAGTTTCTTTATATTTTTTAATTAATTTTTGAATAAAACTTTTCGATACTCCAAAGTGTTGAGCTAGTTTTCTTATAGAAATTTTCTCTTTTTTCCAAATTTCTATAATCTTATTTCTTAGGTCTATTGAGTAAGGTCTCATTTTTTAAGCGATCCCGAAGGGATCTGCTCCGCAGTGCGCATAATATAGTTTCTCCCTTAGTGTACCTCATGGGTATGGGAAATGCTATATGTTCTATTTCATTAATATTTGAAATATGTAATACTAAACCAAATGAAATAAAATCAGAAGCAGTAAACATAGTTATAATTCCTGGTTTAGTTAACAAAGATACAAGTAATCTTAATAAAATTGGAATCAACCCAACAATAACAGTATAAATCAACCATTTTATTTTTTTATTTTCCACTGGAGGGCCTACACAGAAAGTCAAAAAGCTGATTGAATAATGGTTGCAGCCCTCAGACCTCTCGAATAATAAGCGCGTTTGTTAGGAACAAGACGTATCAATTCCTGAACTTCTTCAGCAAAAAATGATAATGAGTTAAGCCAGGAATAGGCTTTCAATCCGATAGAAAAACTACTATTTCTCTTATAACGACGCTTTGATTCAGATGGACGACTAACATAATTAGCGACTCCTTTTCTTAGGATTAGACTTCCTTGAAAAGTTGCCATTGAATAAGCTAGAGTTCCTAATAAGATTAGAGCGATTAATCTGTCTCCAGTTACTTGAGTTCCTTCTATATTATAACCCCCTAATTTGAAATCTCTAAACATTTCTTCAATGCCCATTCTATATGAGTAAGCTGCAGTTGCTGCTGATAAACTCTCTAAATTAGTTAAAATATACCAGGGTTCTTTTTGTGCTTTTTTTCGATAATTTCGTGACCATTTGGTTGCTAAATTTACTCCACTAAATCCTTTAGTCTTGGTGACTTTTACCCCCTGATAATATAGAGAAGAACCTGGAGTTAATCCTAAATCTTTTAACTGAAACCAAATCTGCTCTTCTAACTCGACATATTCATGTTTTTTAAGTCGAACAGAGAAGTAGGTTTTCCTTTCACAAAGCCATCTAGCTAAATCCACATTACAAAATTCACGGACATCTCACGGTGGCGAATTCGATTCGCCACCCGTGTCCTCCTCTATCTCCTAAGACCACTAATTTATAATCTTTTAGCAAGGAAATCACAGGCTCTAAGACTTCTTTTTGAGCTATTAAATTACTATTTCCTTTCTTGGGAAGCAACTTGAAATATAGAGGGATAGCTCTTCTGTGATATACTAAACTCACCATCAAAAGATTAATCTCTCGCCATTGACTTCTATCAATCACTAAAAATAAACATTCTTGGGGTTGGTATTGATTCTGTATCCATTCTAAAATAATCGGAAACCAGAGTTGTTTAATATTTAACTGTTTCAACGATAAAAATCTTTGTATTTTCTTGATACGACTTTTTTCTTTTATGGGACTAGGGAATTGAAAAGCAAGGTTTTCTAATCTTATCCATCGATGTTCTTGAATGAGATTAATGAGGATTGAAAGAATTAAAAACTGCACACAGTTCAACTGTTTTTTGAGATGCTTGCTGTATAATTGGGGCAATTGAATCATTTTTTTTCAATAAATAATACTTATTGAGAACCCTGTCTCATGTCGGCAGCGTTTTTCCTTCTCAATCCCTGATTATATATGGCTTCTGACTATTAGTGTAGTCCCTCCAGTATTTTCCATTATTCTTTGCTTTATCTTAAAAATAATCAGAAATTAGCTAGGCAAAAAATCTAAACTTATCTTAAAATATCATAATAATGAAAATTTTGCGCACCCTACGTAATTAATCGGACAACATATTATTATTTAACAAAAGAAAATAGTTGATCACAATTTAATTGAAGACTAGGAAATAATTTAGACTCAATCATATCTCCTCGACGTAACAAAATTTTTTGATATTCATCATTAACTAACTGACAAATTGTTATAGTCGGTTGTTTAGGACTCCCAATATAATATTTTCCTCCAATTCCTAAATAATCAACAATCCAATATTCAGGAATTTTTAAAGACTCGTAATCTTCATATTTACGCGCATAATCATTTTGCCAGTTATTACTAACAACTTCTACCACTAATTTAATCGTTGTTCCTAAGGTAATGACAGGTTCACGACTCCAAAGGGGTTCATTTTTTAAAGCATTTTCATCAAGAATAATAACGTCAGGACGAAAAGCACTAATAGAACTTAAGGGTTGAATTAAACAACGATGAGGAATAAAATAAGGTAGATTATAACGATCAATTTCAACATTGAACTTTCGACTCAAGAAAGCTGCGACTTGTTCATGGGTTCCGGTCGGTTCCATATCAACTAATTCCCCATCAATCAGTTCATAACGTTCATTATCTCCATATTGACTAATAAATTCATTAACATTGATTCCAGTAATAGTTGGCGATCGCATAATTAATTCCATTAATAATAATCTGTTTATATACAATAGATAAATCTAATTTTAATCTATGAAACCGTCAAAGATTGACCATTATTCTTAGCC from Crocosphaera subtropica ATCC 51142 includes these protein-coding regions:
- a CDS encoding IS630 family transposase (programmed frameshift); the protein is MRPYSIDLRNKIIEIWKKEKISIRKLAQHFGVSKSFIQKLIKKYKETGDIRPLPQGGRPPCKLNSEQLIILIELMEKNNDATFEELSELLEKATGVKVGKSTIGRISQKLNYSLKKKTLYAPEKENVKVLKKRVEYWKVIRGIRVENLVFIDESGVNLAMLRLYARSLKGTRARGEKPQKRGHNISIIGALFLEKILAFANIYGSVNGVTFEAFIVTELVPKLWTGACVVMDNAKIHLGEIVREAIEEAGASLMYLPPYSPEFSPIENFWSKVKAILRKIKARNYKDLIDSLTFAMLQVTQKDIRNWFAHCCYCTS
- a CDS encoding transposase; its protein translation is MDLARWLCERKTYFSVRLKKHEYVELEEQIWFQLKDLGLTPGSSLYYQGVKVTKTKGFSGVNLATKWSRNYRKKAQKEPWYILTNLESLSAATAAYSYRMGIEEMFRDFKLGGYNIEGTQVTGDRLIALILLGTLAYSMATFQGSLILRKGVANYVSRPSESKRRYKRNSSFSIGLKAYSWLNSLSFFAEEVQELIRLVPNKRAYYSRGLRAATIIQSAF
- a CDS encoding Uma2 family endonuclease; translation: MELIMRSPTITGINVNEFISQYGDNERYELIDGELVDMEPTGTHEQVAAFLSRKFNVEIDRYNLPYFIPHRCLIQPLSSISAFRPDVIILDENALKNEPLWSREPVITLGTTIKLVVEVVSNNWQNDYARKYEDYESLKIPEYWIVDYLGIGGKYYIGSPKQPTITICQLVNDEYQKILLRRGDMIESKLFPSLQLNCDQLFSFVK